The window GATCGCCGCGAACGGCAGGATATGCAGGATGACCCACAGCGGCTGGGTCCAGAGCTGGAAGCGGCTGATCAGCGTGATGCCGTGGGTCACCAGCGGGATGATCACCACGGCGCTGACCAGATATCCGATCGGGCGGGGGATCCCGAAGCAGAGCTCCAGCGCCATCGCCAGGATCACCGCTTCGATGGCGAAGAAAATGAACGTGAAGGTGGCGTAGATCAGCGAGGTGATGGTGGAGCCGATGTAGCCGAAGCCGGCGCCGCGGGTCAGCAGATCGATGTCCACGCCGCAGCGCGCGGCATAGTAGGCGATCGGCAGCCCGCAGCAGAAGATGATGACACTGACCACAAGGATGGCGGCGACTGAATTGGTGGCGCCGTAATTGAGAGTGATGGTGCCACCGATCGCTTCCAGCGCCAGGAACGAAATCGCGCCGAGCGCGGTGTTGGCGACGCGAGCGGCGGACCAGCGTCGCGCGCTCTTGGCGGTGAAGCGGAGCGCGTAGTCTTCCAGCGTCTGGTTGGCGACCCACTGATTGTACTGGCGCCTGACGCGGTCTATCCGCTGCCGCCCCTCCACCCTTGTTACCCCTCAAATTGGCCGAACCGCCTCGGCTCACCTCTTGCCAAAATCTACGTCGCTGTTTTGCGGTGCAGTATACGCGATCCTGCGTATCTGTGCAGCGCACAATTTCAGCAATCCTCGATCAGAACGTGAGCTTACAACCAGAAGGGGTGATCATGTCTGAGGAACAGGATAGAGGGTTGCAATCGGCATTTCGCCGAAAGCTGTTGATGGGGATGGCGGCGCTGCCCGCCATGTCGCTGCTGCCGACGCCATCATTGGCACAGGCGCCGGCAACGTCGGCGGTCAACACCACGGGCCTTGCGGTCACCGACACCGAGGTCACGGTCGGTATCCTGCACTCGGTGACCGGCACCATGGCCATCAGCGAGACTGGTTCCGTCGAAGCCGAAAAGCTTGCCATCGAGCAGATCAACGCCGCGGGCGGCGTGCTCGGCCGCAAGATCAAGTTCATCCAGGAAGACGGCGCCAGCGATTGGCCGACGTTTGCCGAAAAGGCCAAGAAGCTGCTGGTCAACGACAAGTGCGCCGCCGTGATGGGCTGCTGGACCTCGGCCTCGCGCAAGGCGGTGCTGCCGGTGTTCGAGCAGTACAACGGCATGCTGTACTACCCGACCTTCTATGAAGGCCTGGAGCAGTCCAAGAACGTCATCTACACCGGACAGGAAGCCACCCAGCAGATCATCGCCGGCCTCGACTGGGTCAACAAGACCAAGAGCGCCAAGAGCTTTTATCTGCTCGGCTCCGACTACATCTGGCCGCGCACCTCCAACAAGATCGCGCGCAAGCACATCGAGGGACACCTGCAGGGCTGCAAGGTGGTCGGCGAGGAATACTTCCCGCTGGGCCACACCCAGTTCAACTCGGTGATCAACAAGATCAAGCTGACCAAGCCGGACGTGATCTACGCCATCATCGTCGGCGGCTCCAACGTCGCCTTCTACAAGCAGCTCAAGGCCGCCGGCATCGATCTCTCCAAGCAGACCCTGCTGACCATCTCGGTCACCGAGGACGAGATCGACGGCATCGGTGGTGAAAACATCGCCGGCGCCTATGCCTGCATGAAGTATTTCCAGTCCCTCGACAACGCCAACAACAAGACGTTCGTGCCCGCGTTCAAGAAGATGTGGGGCGAAAAGACCGTGATCGGCGACGTCACCCAGGCTGCTTATCTCGGCCCGTGGCTGTGGAAATTGACGGTGGAGAAGGCCGGCAGCTTCGACATCGACAAGGTCGCGGCCGCATCCCCGGGCGTGGAATTCAAGGGCGCGCCGGAAGGCTATGTGCGCATCCACGAAAACCATCATCTGTGGTCCAAGACCCGCGTCGGCCGCGCCCGCGCCGACGGGCAGTACGAACTGATCTACGAGACCGCGGATCTGGTCGAGCCGGATCCGTTCCCCAAAGGTTACCAGTAAGCGTTTTCGGCCTCCCAGGCCCGGACCGTTCGGTCCGTGCCGACGCCCCGCGCCGCGGTCCTCATCCCGCGGCGCGGGCACTCTCCGGAGAGACGATGAGATGAAGTGGAACAGTTATCCGTCACCCTGAGGTGGCCGCGCAGCGGCCCTCGAAGGGCGACGGCCCGAGCGGGTAGCTCCGGGGCCGTTCCATCCTTCGAGGCGCGCAAGAGCGCGCACCTCAGGATGACGGAACTGCAGTTCAACCGCGTTTAGCAAAGACGACAGCAGGAGAGGTTGATGTTCGGCGACTATTCGCTTGGTGATCTCAGCTCGATCTTTGTGATGCAGGGCTTTGCAGGCCTGATCCTGTTCTCGGTGTTCGTGCTGATGGCGCTGGGCCTGGCGATCATCTTCGGCCAGATGGGCGTCATCAACATGGCGCACGGCGAGTTCATGATCCTGGGCGCCTACGTCACCTGGCTGACGTCGAGCTTCTTCCAGGCGCATTTTCCGGCGCTGTTCAGCGGCTACTTCTTTGTTGCGATGATCCTCGCATTCTTTGCCTCAGGCGCACTGGGCATGCTGGTGGAATGGGCGCTGATCCGCCATCTCTACAAGCGTCCGCTCGATACGCTGCTGGCCACCTGGGGCCTGAGCCTGATCCTGCAGCAGACTTATCGTTCGGTGTTCGGCGCCCGCGAGGTTGGCGTCGAACTGCCGGAATGGATGATGGGCTCCAAGCAGGTCACCGACACCATCGAGATTCCCATCAACGGCATCTTCGTGATGTGCCTGACAGTGCTGATCACGCTGGCTGTCGCCTACATCATGTACAAGTCGCGCTGGGGCCAGCAGGTGCGCGCCGTAATGCAGAACCGCGTCATGGCCGGTGCCGTCGGCATCAACACCGACAAGGTCGATCGCTACACCTTCGCGCTGGGCTGCGGCATTGCCGGGATCGCCGGCAGCGCCTTCACCATGATCGGCTCCACAGGGCCGACCGCCGGCCAGCTTTACATCGTCGACACCTTCCTGGTCGTGGTGTTTGGCGGCGCCGCCAGCCTCCTGGGCACCATAGCCTCCGCGTTCACCATCTCGCAGGCCCGCTCCACACTTGAGTTCTTCACCTCCGGATCGATGGCGCAAGTGATCACGCTGCTCGCGATCGTGGGCATTCTGATGCTGCGGCCGCAGGGGCTGTTCGCCCTCAAGGTCCGCAAATAACACGACGGGGGCTGGGGCTATGAACGACAATCCGCGCTTCTTTACGCGCTCCGAACTGGTGGGATTGGCCGCGCTCGCGCTGCTGCTGGTGGTGATCCTGCCGGTCAGCCTCGATGTGTTCCGGCTGAACCTGGTGGCCAAGTATCTGACCTACTCATTTGTCGCGCTCGGGCTGGTGCTGTGCTGGGGATACGGCGGCATTCTCAGCCTGGGGCAGGGCGTGTTCTTTGGCCTCGGCGGCTATTGCATGGCGATGTTCCTCAAGCTGGAGGCATCGAGTGTTGCCAACACCAAGATCCAGTCGACCCCGGGCATTCCCGACTTCATGGACTGGAATCAGCTGACCCAGCTGCCGTTCTTCTGGAAGCCGTTTCACAGCCTGACCTTCACCATCGTGGCCATTCTGGTGGTTCCCGCCATCTTCGCTTTCATCATCGGTGCGGCGATGTTCAAGCGCCGGGTCGGCGGCGTCTATTTCGCGATCATCACCCAGGCGGTGGCCGCCATCCTGACCATCCTGATCGTGGGCCAGCAGGGTTACACCGGCGGCATCAATGGCATCACCGACCTGCGCACCCTCAATGGCTGGGACATCCGCACCGACCACGCCAAGTTCATTCTCTACTTCGTCGAGGTCGCCTGTCTGTTCGGCTGCATCGGCGTGGCGCAATTCATCCGCCACTCCAAGCTCGGCCGCATCCTGGTAGCGATGCGCGACAAGGAAGACCGCGTCCGCTTCTCCGGCTACAGCGTCGCCAACTTTAAGATCTTTGCATTCTGCGCCGCGGCCGTGTTCGCCGCGATCGGCGGCGCGCTATTCACTCTCGAGGTCGGCTTCATGTCGCCGTCCTTCGTCGGCATCGTGCCCTCGATCGAAATGGTGATCTACACCGCGGTGGGCGGCCGTCTGTCGATCTTCGGCGCCGTCTACGGCACGCTGCTGGTGAATTTCGCCAAGACCAGCCTGTCGGAATCCTTCCCGCAATTGTGGCTGTTCGGCCTCGGCGCATTGTTCATTGCGGTGGTGCTTGCGTTCCCGGACGGCCTGGCCGGCATCTGGCGCGACCATGTGCAATCGCGGATCGACAGGTTGCTGTCACGCAAGGTCAAGAATGGCGCCGACAAGGGCAGCTGGACTGACAGTTCGGTCGCCGACGGCGCTCCGGCGGAGTGAGGAGGGCATCATGCTGGTCGGTCATCAACCCAAGGACTTCCTGCTCGCGGTCGAAAGTCTCACCGTGTCGTTTGACGGCTTCAAGGCGGTCAACGATCTCTCCTTCTATGTCGACGAGAATGAGATCCGCGTCATCATTGGGCCAAACGGCGCCGGTAAAACCACCGTGCTCGATTTGATCTGCGGCAAGACCAAGGCCACCGCGGGCTCCATCCAGTTCCGCGGCAAGGAGCTGACCCGGATGAAGGAAAACCAGATCGTCCAGGCGGGCGTCGGGCGCAAGTTCCAGACCCCGTCGATCTATGACGATCTCACCGTGTTCGAGAATCTGGAAATCTCCTATCCGCGCGGCCGCACCGTGTTCGGCGCGCTGGCGTTCAAGCGCGATGCGGCGGTGCGCGATCGGGTGGAGGAGATCGCCGAGATGATCTTTTTGAAGGATCGCCTCCATATGAGCGCGGACCTGCTCAGCCACGGCCAGAAGCAGTGGCTGGAGATCGGCATGCTGCTGATCCAGGACCCGGAACTTCTGATGCTGGACGAGCCGGTCGCCGGCATGAGCGTCAGCGAACGGGTGAAGACCGCCGAGCTGCTCAACCGCATCATCAAGGATCGTTCGGTGCTGGTGATCGAGCACGACATGAAATTCGTCGAGGATATCGCCCACAAGGTTACGGTGCTGCACCAGGGCCAGATCCTCTCGGAAGGCTCGATGGACAAGGTCAAGAGCGACCCCAAAGTCATCGAAGTCTATCTCGGACACTGAGCGGGAGACATGTGATGCTGGCAATCTCGGATCTTCATGTCGCCTACGGCCAGAGCGAGGTGCTGCACGGCCTTAATGTCTCCGTCGCGCCCAACGAAATCGTGGCGATCATGGGCCGCAACGGCATGGGCAAGACCACCCTGATGAAATCCCTGATGGGGATCGTGCCGACCAAAAGCGGTTCGGTCACCATGAACGGCGTCGAGGTGTCCGGACTCAAGAGTTACGAGCGGGTGGCCCAGGGCCTGGCCTATGTGCCGCAGGGCCGGATGATTTTTTCCGCCATGACGGTGCAGGAAAATATCGAGACGGGCCTCGTCACGTCGGGTGCAAAGAACGTGCCCGCGGATATCTATGAGCTGTTTCCGGTGCTGCTGGAGATGAAAGGTCGCCGTGGCGGCAACCTCTCGGGTGGCCAGCAGCAGCAACTCGCGATCGCCCGTGCGCTCGCAACCAAGCCCAAGGTGCTGCTGCTGGACGAACCGACCGAAGGCATCCAGCCCTCGATCATCCGCGAGATGGCGCGGACGCTCAAACGAATCCGCGACGAGCGAGGGCTCTCCATCGTGGTGTCTGAGCAGGTGCTGAGCTTTGCGCTGGATATCGCCGACCGCGTGCTGGTGATTGAGAACGGCGAGATCGTCCGCGACGATCCGCGCGCCGGGATCGATGAGGCTCAAATCGCCAAATTCCTGTCCGTCTAACTCCAAACGTCACTTGCAAAAGAAGGGGAGCGTTCGATGCCTGACACACTGATCAAGGTTGACCTCACGCAATCGGCTTATGAAAACGACAAGATCCACAACCGCTGGCATCCCGATATTCCGATGGTGGAATGGGTCAGCCCCGGCGATGACTTCATCATCGAGACCTACGACTGGACCGGCGGCTTCATCAAGAACAACGATTCCGCCGATGACGTCCGCGACATCGATCTGTCGATCGTGCACTTCCTCTCCGGCCCGATCGGGGTGAAGGGCGCCGAGCCCGGCGATCTCCTGGTGGTCGACCTGCTCGACGTCGGCCCGATGAAGGAAAGCCTCTGGGGCTTCAACGGCTTTTTCTCCAAGCAGAACGGCGGCGGATTCCTCACCGATCACTTCCCGCTGGCGCAGAAGTCGATTTGGGACTTCAAGGGCATGTACACCTCGTCGCGGCATATTCCCGGCGTGAACTTCGCCGGCCTGATCCATCCCGGCCTGATCGGTTGTCTGCCCGATCCAAAACTGCTCGCAACCTGGAACGAGCGCGAGACCGCGCTGATCGCCACCAATCCGACCCGTGTTCCCGGTCTTGCCAATCCCCCCTTCGGCCCGACCGCGCACATGGGCCGCCTCAAGGGTGACGACAAGGCCAAGGCGGCGGCGGAGGGCGCACGCACGGTGCCGCCGCGCGAGCATGGCGGCAACTGCGACATCAAGGATCTGTCGCGGGGCTCGAAGATCTATTTCCCGGTCTATGTGCCCGGCGGCGGCCTCTCCATGGGCGATCTGCACTTCAGCCAGGGCGACGGCGAAATCACCTTCTGCGGCGCCATCGAGATGGCCGGCTGGCTGCACATCAAGGTCGATGTGATCAAGGACGGCGTGGCCAAATACGGCATCAAGAACCCGGTGTTCAAGCCGTCGCCGGTGACGCCGAACTACAAGGATTATCTGATTTTCGAGGGCATCTCGGTCGACGAGCAGGGCAAGCAGCATTATCTCGACGTCCACATCGCCTATCGCCAGGCCTGTCTCAATGCCATCGAGTATCTGAAGAAGTTCGGCTACTCCGGCGCCCAGGCCTATTCTATCCTCGGCACCGCGCCATGCCAGGGCCACATCTCCGGCGTGGTCGATGTGCCCAACGCCTGCGCCACCCTGTGGCTGCCGACGGAAATCTTCGACTTCGACATCATGCCGTCGTCGGCGGGGCCGATCAAACACATCAAGGGCGGCATCGACATGCCGCTGTCGCAGGACAAATAAGCTGACCGTGTAGCCCGCATGAGCGTCAGCGACATGCGGGAGCCGCATCGCGATCAATCCCGGGTGTCGCTTACGCTCACCCGGGCTACAGCTCCTCTCTCTGGAGACCCAACATGCCGGTCTATGAATATCTCTGCGACGATTGCGGCCCCTTCACCAACATGCGCCCGATGGCGGAATGTGACGAGCCGGATGACTGTCCGGCCTGCGGCACGGTGGCGCCGCGCGTCATTCTCACCGCGCCACATTTCTCCTGTCTTCCGGCCTCCACCCGCAAGGCCCACGCGACCAATGAGCGCAGCGCCCATGCGCCGAAGACGCTGGGTGAGTACAAGGCCTCTCACGCTCCCGGATGCGGCTGCTGTTCCGGCAAGGCCTCGCGGCTGATGACCAAGAGCAAGAGCGGAGCCAAGGGCTTTCCCAGCGCAAGGCCGTGGATGATCAGCCATTGACGTCGACACTGGCTCTGCTGGCGCTGCGGCGCACACTGGTCGCACTGGCCGGCCGGTGCATTTAATCGTTTGGCGGGCTTGATGGGCCGGCCAAACCGACGCACTGTCGCGGCGTGCCGGCATTTCGGCCGACGGGCGACACATCATGACCACGACTTCGATGAGCCGACTGGTCCTGCCGGGATTGGGTCTGTGCGTCGTCTGTGCCGTGTCGGCTGCCGCGCTTGTGTTTGCGTATGTCCGCCACGAGGTGCCGTCTCAACCGAAAGTCGCGTTCGTGGCACCAACGGCGACAAAGCCGGCCACAGGCGTAGCTGAGGACAAGCCGGTTCCGCTCGCAAAGGCCTTGGCGGAGGCCAATGCCGTGGTGGCCGCACTCGGCACAGCAGCGCCGGATGTCAGTGACGGTGGTCCGGCCTTCGATGTCGCTAGCATCGAGCCGGGCGGCGATGCGGTGATCGCGGGCAGGGCAGCGCCCGGTGCGACGGTCGAACTGCTGCGGAACGGTGAGCCGCATGACCGTGCGGTTGCCGATCGCTCCGGGCAATTTGCCATGGTGCCGCCCCGGCTTCCGGCGGGCAGCTACGACCTGACCCTGCGGGTCACGCAGCCCGACGGCAAGCAAATCACATCCCGGCAAAGTGTGGCGGTGGTGATCGAGCCGGGCCAGCAGGAACGGCCGGTGGCGGCCTTGATGACCCCGGGCAAGCCGACCGTGGTCCTGTCGCAGCCGGCAACGCCCGCGCCGGCAGGCGGTCCGGTTGCTGTGGAGACGGTCGAGACGGAGGCGGGCGGCAAGCTCTACATCAGCGGCCGCTCTCGCCCCGGTGCGACGATCAGACTTTATCTCAACGACAGTTATCTGGCGTCTGTGACAGCGGCCGCCGATGGACGCTTTGCGGTGACCATCAACAAGGGTGTGGCGCCCGGCAGCTATCGCGTTAGGCTGGACGAAGTGGAGGGCAGCGCTGGAGCGGTCCGGTCGCGGGCGGAGGTTCCGTTCAACGTCCCGGATGCGGTGATGGCCACAGGGTCCGTGCCGGAGCAGAGCGCCGCGTCCAACGAGAAGAATGCAATTGCA is drawn from Bradyrhizobium prioriisuperbiae and contains these coding sequences:
- the urtE gene encoding urea ABC transporter ATP-binding subunit UrtE, whose product is MLAISDLHVAYGQSEVLHGLNVSVAPNEIVAIMGRNGMGKTTLMKSLMGIVPTKSGSVTMNGVEVSGLKSYERVAQGLAYVPQGRMIFSAMTVQENIETGLVTSGAKNVPADIYELFPVLLEMKGRRGGNLSGGQQQQLAIARALATKPKVLLLDEPTEGIQPSIIREMARTLKRIRDERGLSIVVSEQVLSFALDIADRVLVIENGEIVRDDPRAGIDEAQIAKFLSV
- the urtA gene encoding urea ABC transporter substrate-binding protein — its product is MSEEQDRGLQSAFRRKLLMGMAALPAMSLLPTPSLAQAPATSAVNTTGLAVTDTEVTVGILHSVTGTMAISETGSVEAEKLAIEQINAAGGVLGRKIKFIQEDGASDWPTFAEKAKKLLVNDKCAAVMGCWTSASRKAVLPVFEQYNGMLYYPTFYEGLEQSKNVIYTGQEATQQIIAGLDWVNKTKSAKSFYLLGSDYIWPRTSNKIARKHIEGHLQGCKVVGEEYFPLGHTQFNSVINKIKLTKPDVIYAIIVGGSNVAFYKQLKAAGIDLSKQTLLTISVTEDEIDGIGGENIAGAYACMKYFQSLDNANNKTFVPAFKKMWGEKTVIGDVTQAAYLGPWLWKLTVEKAGSFDIDKVAAASPGVEFKGAPEGYVRIHENHHLWSKTRVGRARADGQYELIYETADLVEPDPFPKGYQ
- the urtC gene encoding urea ABC transporter permease subunit UrtC translates to MNDNPRFFTRSELVGLAALALLLVVILPVSLDVFRLNLVAKYLTYSFVALGLVLCWGYGGILSLGQGVFFGLGGYCMAMFLKLEASSVANTKIQSTPGIPDFMDWNQLTQLPFFWKPFHSLTFTIVAILVVPAIFAFIIGAAMFKRRVGGVYFAIITQAVAAILTILIVGQQGYTGGINGITDLRTLNGWDIRTDHAKFILYFVEVACLFGCIGVAQFIRHSKLGRILVAMRDKEDRVRFSGYSVANFKIFAFCAAAVFAAIGGALFTLEVGFMSPSFVGIVPSIEMVIYTAVGGRLSIFGAVYGTLLVNFAKTSLSESFPQLWLFGLGALFIAVVLAFPDGLAGIWRDHVQSRIDRLLSRKVKNGADKGSWTDSSVADGAPAE
- a CDS encoding zinc ribbon domain-containing protein, with the protein product MPVYEYLCDDCGPFTNMRPMAECDEPDDCPACGTVAPRVILTAPHFSCLPASTRKAHATNERSAHAPKTLGEYKASHAPGCGCCSGKASRLMTKSKSGAKGFPSARPWMISH
- the urtD gene encoding urea ABC transporter ATP-binding protein UrtD, coding for MLVGHQPKDFLLAVESLTVSFDGFKAVNDLSFYVDENEIRVIIGPNGAGKTTVLDLICGKTKATAGSIQFRGKELTRMKENQIVQAGVGRKFQTPSIYDDLTVFENLEISYPRGRTVFGALAFKRDAAVRDRVEEIAEMIFLKDRLHMSADLLSHGQKQWLEIGMLLIQDPELLMLDEPVAGMSVSERVKTAELLNRIIKDRSVLVIEHDMKFVEDIAHKVTVLHQGQILSEGSMDKVKSDPKVIEVYLGH
- the fmdA gene encoding formamidase yields the protein MPDTLIKVDLTQSAYENDKIHNRWHPDIPMVEWVSPGDDFIIETYDWTGGFIKNNDSADDVRDIDLSIVHFLSGPIGVKGAEPGDLLVVDLLDVGPMKESLWGFNGFFSKQNGGGFLTDHFPLAQKSIWDFKGMYTSSRHIPGVNFAGLIHPGLIGCLPDPKLLATWNERETALIATNPTRVPGLANPPFGPTAHMGRLKGDDKAKAAAEGARTVPPREHGGNCDIKDLSRGSKIYFPVYVPGGGLSMGDLHFSQGDGEITFCGAIEMAGWLHIKVDVIKDGVAKYGIKNPVFKPSPVTPNYKDYLIFEGISVDEQGKQHYLDVHIAYRQACLNAIEYLKKFGYSGAQAYSILGTAPCQGHISGVVDVPNACATLWLPTEIFDFDIMPSSAGPIKHIKGGIDMPLSQDK
- the urtB gene encoding urea ABC transporter permease subunit UrtB gives rise to the protein MFGDYSLGDLSSIFVMQGFAGLILFSVFVLMALGLAIIFGQMGVINMAHGEFMILGAYVTWLTSSFFQAHFPALFSGYFFVAMILAFFASGALGMLVEWALIRHLYKRPLDTLLATWGLSLILQQTYRSVFGAREVGVELPEWMMGSKQVTDTIEIPINGIFVMCLTVLITLAVAYIMYKSRWGQQVRAVMQNRVMAGAVGINTDKVDRYTFALGCGIAGIAGSAFTMIGSTGPTAGQLYIVDTFLVVVFGGAASLLGTIASAFTISQARSTLEFFTSGSMAQVITLLAIVGILMLRPQGLFALKVRK
- a CDS encoding LysM peptidoglycan-binding domain-containing protein — translated: MTTTSMSRLVLPGLGLCVVCAVSAAALVFAYVRHEVPSQPKVAFVAPTATKPATGVAEDKPVPLAKALAEANAVVAALGTAAPDVSDGGPAFDVASIEPGGDAVIAGRAAPGATVELLRNGEPHDRAVADRSGQFAMVPPRLPAGSYDLTLRVTQPDGKQITSRQSVAVVIEPGQQERPVAALMTPGKPTVVLSQPATPAPAGGPVAVETVETEAGGKLYISGRSRPGATIRLYLNDSYLASVTAAADGRFAVTINKGVAPGSYRVRLDEVEGSAGAVRSRAEVPFNVPDAVMATGSVPEQSAASNEKNAIASGPRLAAAITPPVGGSPSAVVVPGIVTTTVSRGDSLWRISQLAYGAGTRYAVIYNANRQQIRNPDRIYPGQIFVLPTKER